The following coding sequences lie in one Niabella agricola genomic window:
- a CDS encoding GLPGLI family protein — protein MIRNTSFCRCIYVLLFMVIQVSVRGQISVQATSSNAVKNPQPVMGRVLYDFSYIKDTSCRDYIYKEVLELDYTKTSSYFTSYTAKQNDTLIKNQLAAAFRNAPDPNQVEITLTGGAAASSDKFYTEGHPNPRVYAIKTLAGTAFSILSSQALINWKIIDSTKTIQGFVCQKARGRSYGRQYTAWFCTDLPYRFGPRRLHGLPGLILEAYDDSMEVVYRLNRVEDFNTGLPPIGLPDDATPTTPKAFAQAQEAFKRNPQAFIDANRGKRTTGRAAGITDGFDASKIKSISVRKSSAEPAGIQANNPIDLVTDPL, from the coding sequence ATGATCCGGAACACATCATTTTGCCGTTGCATTTACGTACTGCTGTTTATGGTTATCCAGGTAAGCGTGCGCGGCCAAATCTCCGTTCAAGCAACCAGTTCCAATGCTGTCAAAAACCCTCAGCCGGTTATGGGGCGTGTGTTGTACGATTTTAGTTATATAAAAGACACTAGCTGCCGGGATTATATCTATAAGGAAGTGCTGGAACTGGATTATACAAAAACAAGCAGCTACTTTACCAGTTATACGGCCAAACAAAATGATACGCTGATTAAAAACCAGCTGGCAGCAGCTTTCAGAAATGCACCCGACCCCAACCAGGTAGAAATCACACTAACCGGAGGAGCCGCCGCATCCTCCGATAAATTCTATACCGAAGGCCATCCGAATCCCCGGGTTTACGCCATCAAAACACTGGCCGGAACTGCCTTTAGCATTCTGTCATCGCAGGCATTGATCAACTGGAAAATTATTGACTCAACCAAAACCATCCAGGGGTTTGTATGCCAGAAAGCAAGAGGCCGCAGTTATGGGCGGCAGTATACGGCATGGTTCTGTACAGATCTGCCCTACCGCTTTGGACCCCGCAGGTTACATGGCTTGCCGGGCCTTATCCTGGAAGCCTATGACGATTCCATGGAAGTGGTTTACCGCCTCAATCGTGTTGAAGACTTTAACACGGGGCTACCCCCTATTGGACTGCCCGACGACGCAACACCCACCACCCCTAAAGCGTTTGCACAGGCACAAGAAGCATTTAAACGAAATCCGCAGGCCTTTATTGATGCCAACCGGGGTAAGCGAACCACCGGGCGGGCCGCCGGCATTACGGACGGCTTTGACGCCTCGAAGATTAAAAGCATCAGTGTCCGGAAAAGCAGCGCCGAGCCTGCGGGCATTCAGGCCAATAATCCGATTGACCTGGTAACAGATCCTCTTTAA
- a CDS encoding TonB-dependent receptor, which yields MSRLLWFLFYWLPVPATGQTATPRLYGHIRDTLGNAIPGATVTLLRLKDQAGLLFTTADTSGYYSFQRLPGHPEEPLAVKVTAAGFLKNQQPVPVHTSVIHFMMQAAATGLLPNVTVRSQAPIVQKGDTLSFDAARFAEKSDRRLGDIIKKLPGVEVDENGVIKYKGKAINKFYIEGDNLLDDRYSIATDNINVADVEKVQVIEHNQDVKMLNGIVPSDRAGVNIILKNRSKLKLIHNAELTGALPRAYAIEGKSMAFKPAFKAINEVKFNDLGLTYTRESGISGLQPPAGIDAERTLFNNSKMVNLNNLYKLNPYAGIKLNGFYIKDHQRTDNTIHTRYYLPGEDSIAYTEQNHNRLGTEAFYLGLNYNINSPKNYFNVISTLNRNRNTGHTTTVAQNRTTTTNRYTATDFSSAVNGYLIFGKKHLLNYSNVFHYTENPQQTLLDPGALQDLLNNRLPYLQTRQYQRLRYFSNGTTFSYSKVFANWTLGLNTGLDLQQHYLNSQVELVQADRSYTIPEGFGNALHWKRNELFSGALLTYNGNRARLTLNTPAKWQHYDYSNDSLITNKDKGARFTVEPSLNWEYRVGREHSLFLDYRLDYKTAGIQQVYGGAIISGYRNLASYETPFLMNRNHRIRAGFSYKKVINVLFADFDVQYAATKNFFMYSTLIRDNLTIVKALPITNNSETAGTSVRVGKYIFPLNTTIVLSGSLNTTQAQQLQNEQLFDTRSVTKTAGISITPTVLKWLKLDISSTYLQYHARSAQAAFRIQDLQQWKQQSGITVYPFKGFSFNFSNQYYHFIQKGNPVTSGLFVDAYAQYKVDKTKILLRLSCTNIASTTYFETIRASNNMISTASYQLRPRMLRLWVAFDF from the coding sequence ATGAGCAGGCTGCTTTGGTTCTTGTTCTACTGGCTGCCGGTCCCTGCCACCGGACAAACAGCTACCCCCCGGTTGTATGGCCATATCAGGGACACCCTGGGCAATGCCATACCCGGTGCCACCGTAACGCTCCTCCGGTTAAAGGACCAGGCCGGATTGCTGTTTACAACGGCAGATACATCAGGCTATTATTCCTTTCAACGCTTACCCGGGCACCCGGAAGAACCGCTTGCCGTAAAGGTAACAGCCGCCGGCTTTTTAAAAAACCAGCAGCCGGTTCCCGTGCACACCTCCGTCATTCACTTCATGATGCAGGCTGCCGCAACCGGCCTGCTTCCCAATGTAACAGTGAGGAGCCAGGCCCCCATTGTTCAAAAAGGAGACACACTCAGTTTTGATGCAGCCCGTTTTGCAGAAAAATCGGACCGCCGGCTGGGTGATATCATCAAAAAGCTGCCCGGCGTAGAAGTAGACGAAAACGGTGTGATTAAATACAAGGGAAAAGCAATCAATAAATTTTATATTGAAGGCGACAACCTGCTGGATGACCGGTATTCAATCGCAACGGATAATATCAACGTGGCAGATGTGGAAAAGGTTCAGGTCATTGAACACAACCAGGATGTTAAGATGCTTAACGGCATCGTGCCATCAGACCGCGCAGGAGTAAATATCATCCTTAAAAACCGGAGCAAACTAAAACTGATTCACAATGCCGAGCTTACAGGTGCCCTTCCCCGTGCCTATGCGATTGAAGGAAAAAGTATGGCGTTTAAACCTGCATTTAAAGCCATCAACGAAGTAAAATTTAATGACCTGGGCCTCACGTACACAAGAGAATCGGGCATTTCGGGCTTACAGCCTCCCGCGGGAATTGATGCGGAGCGAACGCTTTTCAACAACAGTAAGATGGTAAACCTTAATAACCTGTACAAATTGAATCCGTATGCTGGCATCAAGCTAAATGGTTTTTATATAAAGGACCATCAACGAACCGACAATACCATTCATACACGCTATTACCTGCCTGGTGAAGACAGCATTGCTTATACCGAGCAAAACCATAACCGGCTCGGAACCGAGGCGTTTTACCTGGGACTGAATTATAATATAAACAGCCCCAAAAACTATTTCAATGTTATCAGTACCCTAAACCGCAACCGGAATACCGGTCATACCACAACGGTGGCGCAAAACAGGACTACAACTACCAATCGGTATACCGCCACTGATTTCAGTAGCGCTGTGAATGGGTATCTCATCTTTGGAAAAAAGCATCTGCTGAATTACAGCAATGTTTTTCATTATACTGAAAACCCGCAACAGACCCTGCTCGATCCGGGTGCGCTTCAAGACCTGCTTAACAACCGGCTTCCATACCTGCAAACCCGGCAATACCAGCGTCTGCGGTATTTCAGCAACGGAACAACCTTTAGCTACAGTAAGGTTTTTGCAAACTGGACGCTGGGTCTCAACACCGGTCTTGATCTGCAACAACACTACCTGAATTCACAGGTTGAACTGGTACAAGCTGATCGCTCGTATACCATTCCGGAAGGGTTTGGCAATGCGCTTCACTGGAAAAGAAACGAATTGTTTTCCGGCGCCTTGCTTACTTATAATGGAAACAGGGCCCGTTTAACACTCAACACGCCCGCCAAATGGCAGCATTACGATTACAGCAACGATTCACTCATAACCAATAAGGACAAGGGTGCCCGTTTTACCGTTGAACCTTCCCTTAACTGGGAATACCGTGTTGGCCGGGAACATAGCCTGTTCCTTGATTATCGTTTAGACTACAAAACGGCTGGCATTCAACAGGTATATGGAGGAGCGATCATTTCCGGCTACCGCAATCTTGCTTCGTATGAAACGCCGTTCCTGATGAACCGCAATCATCGTATTCGCGCCGGCTTCAGTTATAAAAAAGTCATCAACGTATTGTTCGCCGATTTCGACGTGCAGTATGCTGCTACAAAAAACTTTTTTATGTATAGCACGTTAATACGGGATAACCTGACGATTGTAAAGGCATTACCCATCACTAATAACAGCGAAACCGCCGGCACATCGGTGCGGGTAGGGAAATATATTTTCCCGCTGAACACCACCATTGTCCTGAGCGGGAGCCTAAACACCACCCAGGCACAACAATTACAGAATGAGCAGCTGTTCGATACCCGTTCGGTGACAAAAACGGCCGGTATTTCGATTACGCCTACGGTTTTGAAATGGCTCAAACTGGATATATCCTCTACCTACCTGCAATACCACGCCCGGTCTGCACAGGCAGCCTTCCGGATTCAAGACCTGCAACAGTGGAAACAGCAGTCGGGTATTACGGTTTATCCGTTCAAAGGATTCAGCTTTAATTTTAGCAACCAGTATTATCATTTTATTCAAAAGGGCAATCCTGTTACCTCCGGTTTGTTTGTGGATGCTTACGCCCAATACAAGGTTGATAAAACAAAAATCCTACTCCGTTTAAGCTGCACCAATATAGCCAGCACCACTTACTTTGAAACCATCCGTGCCAGCAATAATATGATCAGCACCGCTTCCTATCAGCTCCGTCCCCGCATGCTCCGCTTGTGGGTCGCGTTTGATTTTTAG